The nucleotide sequence TGCATATCGAAAACCTCGCACTCACGGCCTATCTGCAACGCAGCGATACCGGCTTGAAGGTGTTGTTTGATTCCCTGGCGATGAACCTGGGCGAGACCCGATGGGAATCGCGCCTGCAATTGCAACAGACCCTGGCGACCGACAAGGACCAGGAAGCCTGGAAGCTGCAGGCTGACCGCCTTGACCTGACCCCCATCACACCGTTGCTCAACGCCCTGGCGCCGCTGCCGGAAGGTGTCGCCAAGACCGTCGAGCACCTGAAGGCCACCGGCCTGCTGCGTAATGTGCTGGTGGATTTCCGTCCTCAAGACACCACCGATCAAAAAGTCAGCTTTGCCGCCAACCTGGAACGGGTCGGGTTTGACGCCTACTTCGGTGCGCCGGCCGCACGCAACGTTTCCGGCAGCATCAGCGGCGACCTGGGCCAGGGCGAGTTGCGCATGGACAGCAAGGATTTTTCCCTGCACCTCGATCCGATTTTCGCCAAGCCCTGGCAATACCTCCAGGCCAATGCACGCCTGACGTGGAAGTTGGATAAACAAGGCTTCACCCTGATCGCCCCGTATATCAAGGTGCTGGGGGAAGAGGGCAAGATCGCCGCCGATTTCCTGATTCGCCTGCATTTCGACCATAGCCAGGAAGACTATATGGACCTGCGGGTCGGTATGGTCGATGGCGATGGACGCTTTACCCCTAAATACCTGCCGGCCGTACTGAGCCCCGCGTTGGATGAGTGGCTGCGCACGGCAATTCTCAAGGGCGCGGTGGACCAGGGGTTCTTCCAGTACCAGGGCTCGCTGAACCACGACGCATTGCCGGCCGCGCGCAATATCAGCCTGTTCTTCAAGGTGCATGACGCCGAACTGGCGTTCCAGCCGGGTTGGCCCCATGTGAACAAGGTCAATGGTGAAGTGTTTGTCGAAGAGACGGGCGTACGCATCCTGGCCAGCAAGGGGCAGTTGCTCGACACCAAGGTCAAGGACGTCTACGTCAATATTCCCCACGCGCCGTCCGGCAAGGAAAGCCATCTGCTGCTTACCGGTGGTTTTGCCGGTGGCCTGGGTGATGGGCTGAAGATTCTCCAGGAAGCGCCAATTGGTACGGCCTCCACCTTCGCCGGCTGGAAAGGCGAGGGAGACCTGCAGGGCTCGCTGGATCTGGACGTTCCGCTGGTCAAGGGCATCGAGCCCAGGATCGTGGTGGATTTCCAGACTGACAAGGCACGCCTGCAATTGGCGGAACCGCCTCTGGACCTGACGCAGCTCAAGGGTAATTTCCGCTTCGATAGCGCCAAGGGCTTGAGCGGCGAAAAGATTACCGCCCAGGCATTTGACCGGCCGATCACCGCGCAGATCTTTGCCGATGGCAAGCCAGGCAATATCAGCACCCGTGTCGCTGCCAAGGGGCAGGTGACGGTCAAGCGTCTGACGGATTGGTTGAAAGTCAGTCAGCCGTTGCCGGTGTCCGGTGATATTTCGTATCAGTTACAGCTCAACCTGGACGGTGCCGACAGCCAACTGATGGTCAGCTCCAACCTCAAGGGCGTTGCGGTGGACTTGCCGGCGCCGTTCGGCATGCCGGCCAGCCAGGGACGTGACAGCGTATTCCGCATGACCTTGCAGGGGGCTGAGCGCCGCTACTGGTTTGATTACGGTGAGTTGGCCAACTTCACCTTTGCCGCGCCGCCGGACAAACTCAATGACGGCCGTGGCGAGTTGTTCCTTGGCGATGGCGATGCCGTGCTGCCAGGCGCCAAGGGTTTGCGCATCCGTGGCGTACTCTCGGAGCTGGATATCGACCCGTGGAAAAAACTGGTGAACCAGTATGCTGGCAATGACCCAGGTGGCAGTGCCAAGCAGCTGCTGAGCGGTGCCGAATTCAAGATTGGCAAGCTCACCGGCCCGGGTACCCAGTTCGATCAGGTTAACCTGCAGTTGGATCGAAAGCCCGCTGCCTGGGGCTTACAGTTCGACAGCCAGCAGGCCAAGGGGGCGGTGAACCTGCCGGATGCCAAGGGCGCGCCGATTGCGGTCAACCTGCAATACGTGAAGCTGCCGGCGGTGGACCCGACGGTACAGGCTGATGAAAATGCACCGGACCCGTTGGCCAGTATCGATCCCAAGGATATTCCGGCGCTGGATATCGCCATTGACCAGCTGTTCCAGGGGCCGGACCTGATTGGCGCCTGGTCACTCAAGATCCGGCCAACGGCCAAAGGCCTGGCCTTCAATACGCTGGACCTGGGCCTCAAGGGCATGCAACTCAAGGGCGCCGGCGGATGGGAAGGTGTCCCGGGTGACAGCAGCAGTTGGTACAAGGGGCGCCTGGACGGCAAGAACATCGCCGATGTACTCAAAGGCTGGGGCTATGCGCCCACGGTCACCAGCGAGGATTTCCACCTGGATGTGGATGGGCGGTGGCCGGGTTCGCCGGCCTGGGTCGGGCCTAAACGTTTCTCCGGCAGCCTGGATGCGACGTTCCGTAAAGGTCAGTTTGTCGAGGTGGAAGGTGGCGCCCAGGCGCTGCGGGTATTCGGCCTGCTCAACTTCAACTCCATCGGGCGCCGCCTGCGCCTGGACTTCTCCGACCTGCTGGGCAAGGGCTTGAGTTATGACCGGGTCAAGGGCCAATTGGTCGCCAGCAATGGCGTGTTCGTGACGCGCGAGCCGATCACCATGACCGGCCCGTCGAGCAACCTGGAGCTCAACGGCACCCTGGACCTGGTGGCTGACCGTGTCGATGCGAAGTTGCTGGTGACGTTGCCGGTGACCAACAACCTGCCGATTGCCGCGCTGATCGTGGGCGCGCCGGCGATTGGTGGCGCACTGTTCCTGATCGACAAGCTGATCGGTGACCGTGTTTCGCGTTTCGCCAGCGTGCAATACAAGGTGGAAGGCCCATGGAAGGATCCAAAAATCACCTTCGACAAGCCCTTTGAAAAACCAAACTGAGAGCCTGTGGAGTAGCATGGCCCCATGCCTTTTACGGAGTATCGGCCCATGTCCTTTGCAGTAATCCAAATGGTCAGTCAGAGCGATGTGCTGGCCAACCTGGTCCAGGCCCGGCGCTTGTTGGAACAAGCGGCGGCCGGCGGTGCGAAGCTGGCGGTGCTGCCGGAAAACTTTGCCGCCATGGGCCGCCGCGACGTGGCGGATATCGGCCGCGCCGAGGCGCTGGGTGAAGGTCCGATCCTGCCATGGTTGAAACAGACCGCCCGCGACCTCACCTTATGGATAGTGGCTGGCACACTGCCGTTGCCGCCCAAGGATCAACCGCACGCCAAATCCAATGCCTGCTCGCTGCTGATCGATGATCGCGGCGAAGTCGTCGCCCGTTACGACAAGCTGCATTTGTTTGATGTGGACGTGGCGGACGCCCGGGGTCGCTATCGGGAGTCCGATGACTATGCTTTCGGGAGTAACGTGGTGGTGGCGGATACGCCGGTCGGCCGTTTGGGCCTGACGGTGTGCTACGACTTGCGCTTCCCCGAGCTGTACAGCGAGCTGCGCGCGGCGGGGGCTGAATTGATTACTGCGCCCTCGGCCTTTACCGCCGTGACCGGTGCCGCCCACTGGGATGTGCTGATTCGTGCACGGGCCATCGAAACCCAGTGTTACCTGCTGGCGGCCGCCCAGGGCGGTGTGCATCCAGGGCCACGGGAAACCTATGGTCATGCGGCGATCGTCGACCCATGGGGCCAGGTGCTGGCACAACAGGATCAAGGCGAAGCGGTGTTGCTGGCCGAACGCGATAGCAGTGAACAGGCGTCGATACGGGCGCGCATGCCGGTGGTCAACCATCGGCGCTTTTTCTCGCAGGGCGCCCAGCGGCCTGCTTCAGAACGATGAATTTAAGGCCAAACCTATGAGCGAGTTGTTGTCCTCAGTCAGTGAACACCTCCTGGCACCCGGTGGCGTGACCATCGAAAGCTTGCAAACCGTGCTCGGCGATCTGGCCGGGCCAGGCATCGATGCCGCCGACCTGTATTTCCAGGGGCAGATCTCCGAGTCCTGGGCCCTGGAAGATGGCATCGTCAAGGAAGGCAGTTTCAATCTTGACCAAGGTGTAGGCGTCCGCGCGCAATCAGGTGAAAAGACCGGTTTTGCCTACAGTAACGCGATCACCCTGGAGGCGTTGGGCCTGGCCGCACGTGCTGCGCGTTCGATCTCCCGTGCCGGTCAACATGGCACGGTACAGGCGTTCAGTACCCAGGACGTGGCGCAGTTGTATGCGCCGGACAACCCCCTGGAAGTGATCAGCCGCGCGGAAAAGGTCGAGTTGCTCAAGCGTATCGATGCGGCCACTCGCGCTCTGGACCCGCGTATCCAGCAGGTCTCCGTGAGCATGGCCGGTGTGTGGGAACGCATCCTGGTGGCGTCCACCGACGGGGGGCTGGCGGCGGACGTACGGCCGCTGGTGCGTTTCAATGTCAGCGTGATCGTCGAGCAGAACGGCCGCCGCGAGCGTGGCGGCCACGGCGGCGGCGGGCGTACCGACTACCGTTACTTCCTCACCGACGACCGTGCCATGGGCTATGCCCGTGAGGCTTTGCGCCAGGCGTTGGTGAACCTGGAAGCCATTCCTGCGCCGGCCGGCACGCTGCCGGTGGTGTTGGGCTCGGGCTGGTCCGGCGTATTGCTGCACGAGGCCGTGGGCCATGGCCTGGAAGGCGATTTCAACCGCAAGGGCAGTTCCGCCTACAGCGGGCGCATGGGCGAGATGGTTGCGTCCAAGCTCTGCACCATTGTCGATGATGGCACCCTGGCCGGTCGCCGCGGCTCGCTGAGCGTCGATGATGAAGGCACGCCGACCGAATGCACCACCTTGATTGAAAACGGTGTGCTCAAGGGCTACATGCAGGACAAGCTCAATGCCCGCCTGATGGGCGTTGCGCGCACCGGTAATGGCCGTCGCGAATCTTATGCGCACCTGCCGATGCCACGCATGACCAACACCTACATGCTCGGTGGCGAAAGCGACCCGGCGGAGATCATCGCCTCGGTGAAGCGTGGCATCTACTGCGCCAACCTCGGCGGCGGCCAGGTGGATATCACCAGCGGCAAGTTCGTGTTCTCTACCAGCGAGGCATACCTGATCGAAGACGGCAGGATTACCGCGCCGGTCAAAGGGGCAACGTTGATTGGCAATGGCCCGGAAGCCATGAGCAAGGTGTCGATGGTCGGCAATGACCTGGCCCTGGACAGTGGTGTGGGCATGTGCGGGAAGGATGGGCAGTCGGTGCCGGTAGGGGTCGGCCAGCCAACGCTGAAAATTGATGCGATCACCGTGGGTGGCACGGGGTCGTAAGGGGGGAGCTTCGGGTGGCGAAGACCGCCACCCGGGGAAGGGCATCAACGCAGGCCGCGTTGAGTCTCGTCCAGCTCACGGATGTATTTGAAGATTTTACGGCTGGTGGCCGGCGCCTTGTTATGCGCCTGCTCGTGCTGGGCCTGACGGATCAGGGAGCGCAGTTGCTGGCGGTCCGCGTCCGGGTAGTCCAGCACGAATTTCTCCAGCACCGCGTCATCGCCCGAGATCAGGCGGTCACGCCAACGTTCCAGGTTATGGAAACGTTCGTTGTACTGGCGAGTGGAGGCATCGGTTTGATCAAGCAAGGCGAGAATGGCGTCAGTGTCCTGATCGCGCATCAGCTTGCCGATAAACATGATGTGTCGTTTACGCGCGATATTCGCGGTGTGCTTGGGTGCGTCCGCAAGCGCCCGGCGCATTTCGTCGGTCAGTGGCAGTTTTGCAATCAAGTCTTTCTTGAGCGTTGTAAGGCGCTCGCCCAGGTCAACCAGAGCATGCAGCTCACGTTTGACCTGGGTTTTGCTTTTCTCCCCATCGAGGGAGTCGTCGTAAGAATCAACCATGGTGGCAGTCCGTAAAGAAACGCCGCCATGATAACCAGTCGGGGGCCGCTTGTCCGGCCCGGTCGCTCGATGGCCTTAGCCGAAAGCAGAATTTGAGTGGAGAAAACCATGAGTGCAGCCCAAAGCGTCGGTCCGCAAGCGTTACCGGCCCTGCAGGAACAAGTCGAGCAGATCCTTGCCGAGGCCAAGCGCCAGGGGGCCAGTGCCTGTGAAGTGGCGGTGTCGCTGGAGCAGGGGTTGTCGACGTCGGTACGTCAACGGGAAGTGGAAACCGTCGAATTCAACCGTGACCAAGGCTTTGGCATCACCTTGTATGTGGGGCAGCGCAAAGGTTCGGCCAGTACGTCGGCCAGCGGTCCGGAGGCCATACGCGAAACGGTTGCCGCGGCATTGGCGATTGCCCAGCACACTTCCGAGGATGAAAGCTCGGGCTTGGCCGATAAGGCGCTGATGGCCAAGGACTTGAAGGATTTCGATCTGTTCCATGCCTGGGACATCACGCCCGAACGGGCCATCGAGCTGGCGCTGACCTGCGAAGCGGCGGCGTTCGATGCCGATGCCCGCATCAAGAACGCCGATGGCACCACGTTGAACACGCATCAGGGCTGTCGCGTCTACGGCAACAGCCACGGGTTTATCGGCGGGTATGCGTCCACGCGCCATAGTCTGAGCTGCGTGATGATCGCCGAGGCCAATGGCCAGATGCAGCGTGATTACTGGTACGACGTAAGTCGTCAGGGTGAGTTGCTGGCAGACCCGGTCAGCATTGGTCAGCGTGCCGCACAACGTGCCGCGAGCCGCCTGGGCGCGCGCCCGGTGCCGACGTGTGAAGTGCCTGTACTGTTTTCGGCGGAGCTGGCAGGCGGTCTGTTTGGCAGTTTCCTGGGGGCCATTTCTGGCGGCAACCTGTATCGCAAGTCTTCGTTCCTTGAAGGGGCGATTGGCCAGACGTTGTTTCCCGATTGGCTGACCATTGATGAGCGTCCGCACTTGATGCGGGCCATGGGCAGTTCGGCGTTCGATGGGGACGGCCTGGCCACGTATGCCAAGCCGTTCGTCGAAAACGGGGAGCTGGTGTCTTACGTACTCGGCACCTACTCAGGCCGCAAACTCGGCCTGCCAAGCACTGCCAACGCCGGTGGCGTGCATAACCTGTTCGTGACCCATGGCGATGAAGACCAGGCGGGGCTGTTGCGTCGCATGGGACGTGGTCTGTTGGTGACCGAATTGATGGGCCATGGCCTGAATATGGTCACTGGGGATTATTCCCGTGGCGCGGCGGGCTTCTGGGTGGAAAACGGTGAGATTCAGTTCGCCGTCCAGGAAGTGACCATCGCCGGCAATATGCGCGATATGTTCAAGCAGATCGTTGCCGTGGGAAATGACCTGGAGCTGCGCAGCAATATTCGCACAGGCTCGGTGCTGATCGAGCGGATGACTGTCGCAGGCAGCTAATCCCGCTACAGCGGCACAAAAAGGCGCGCCCTCTTACGGAGGGCGCGCCTTTTTTGTGGCCGTGTTTCAGGGGGATTGAGGTGCTACTCTTGTTTTGATTCTCAATATCATTTAATAATAAATATCATTACCGGATGAGTGTGGATCATGAGTTCTGTCCTGCATGAGGATCCTTACCTGGAAAGCTGGCGCTGGATGAGTCGCCAGATTCGCTGTGGTCTGGATCCCAATGAGCCTCGCCTGATCGAACATTACCTCAATGAGGGCCGATACCTGGCGTGCTGTACCGCGACCCATCCGTGGACCATCGCTGAAACCTCATTCCGCCTGCTGATCGACACCGCCAGCGATATCGCACTGCCGTGGCATTGGCGATCCCTGTGTCTGGATCAAGCCTGGCGCCCACTGCGCGACCTGGAAAAACTCTCTCACTGTGCGTGCCGCCTCAAGCGCTGGCAGACCTTTGCCTGGCAATTGGCGACCTGCGAACTGCTTCCCTCCATTTCCGTTTCTGACCTGGTGCAAGGATCTTCCGATGAGTAACACCCGTATCGAACGCGACAGCATGGGCGAACTGCAAGTCCCCGCCGAGGCCTTGTACGGTGCGCAAACCCAGCGCGCGGTGAACAACTTTCCGATCAGCCACCAACGCATGCCGGCGCAATTCATTCGCGCACTGATCCTGGCCAAGGCGGCGGCTGCCAAGGTCAACGTCGACCTCAAGCAGATCAGTGAAGGGCAGGGCAAAGCCATCGTCGATGCCGCCCAAGGCTTGCTCGAAGGCGATTACATGCGGCACTTCCCGGTGGATATCTTCCAGACCGGTTCCGGCACCAGTTCGAATATGAATGCCAACGAAGTGATTGCGACGCTCGCCAGCCGCTTGCTCGGCGAAGCGGTCAATCCCAACGATCATGTGAACTGCGGCCAAAGCAGCAACGACATCATTCCGACCACCATCCATGTCAGTGCTGCGCTGGTGCTGCACGAGCAAACGCTGCCGGCCCTGCTGCACCTGGTGCAGGTGATCGAGCAGAAAGCCGAAGAGGTTCACCCATTCATCAAGACCGGCCGCACGCACCTGATGGACGCCATGCCCGTGCGCATGAGCCAGGTGCTCAATGGTTGGGCCCAGCAACTCAAGGCCAACATCGGCCATCTGCAAGATTTGCTGCCGAGCCTGCAGGCTTTGGCCCAGGGCGGTACGGCGGTGGGCACCGGGATCAACGCGCACCCGGAATTCGCCGCGCGTTTCAGTCAACAGCTCAGTAGCCTGGCGGGTGTGAAATTCACCCCCGGCAAGAACCTGTTCGCGCTGATCGGCTCCCAGGACACTGCTGTCGCCGTCTCCGGCCAGTTGAAAGCCACCGCCGTATCGCTGATGAAAATTGCCAATGACCTGCGCTGGATGAACTCCGGCCCGCTGGCCGGCCTGGGGGAAATCGAACTGGAGGGCCTGCAGCCGGGGTCTTCGATCATGCCAGGCAAGGTCAATCCAGTGATTCCGGAAGCGACCGCCATGGTCGCTGCACAAGTCATCGGCAATGACACGGTGATCACCGTTGCCGGCCAATCCGGCAACTTCGAATTAAACGTGATGTTGCCGATCATTGCCCAGAACCTGCTCAGCAGCCTCGAGTTGCTGGCCAATTCCAGCCGTCTGCTGGCAGACAAGGCCATCGCCAGCTTCAAGGTCAACGAAGCCAAGCTCAAGGAAGCGCTGTCGCGCAACCCGATCCTGGTCACCGCACTCAACCCGATCATTGGTTACCAAAAGGCCGCTGAGATTGCCAAGAAAGCTTATCAGCAGGGCCGTCCGGTGATTGAGGTGGCCCTTGAGCACACCGACCTGCCCCGTAGCCAACTGGAAGTCCTGTTGGATCCGGAAAAACTCACGGCTGGCGGCGTGTAATCACCGACCCTGCTTTGGAGGCTCACCATGGAGCACTGGAAACGCACGATCGAACGGGCCAATCGCTGCTTTATGCAGGGCGAATTGGTTGACGCTCGCGAGGCCTATCTGCAAGCCCTGGCCCTGGCTCAAGTGCTGTTCGAGCGCTGGGCGAATGCCGACGAAGCAGTGGCGGCCTGCGTCATTTCCCATCACAACCTGGCGGATTTGCACCTGCGCCTGAATCAGCCCGAGGAAAGCGCCGAATACCTCTGCGCTATTCACCAGCGCTTGCTCCAGGCCATGCAGGACGTGCGCCTGAGCCCGCAGCTGCGGGAAGCGGCCCTGCGCCAGAGCAGTAAGACTTACGTCGAACTGTTGAATTTCATCAGCGATCACGGTGAGTACCCGCGCACCCATCGCTTGCTGGGCGGTACTGCGGTGCAGCCGACCACGTCTCAATACGGAGCACATTGATATGACCTACACCTTGCCTGCCTTGCCCTATGCCTACGATGCCCTGGAACCGCATATCGATGCGCAAACCATGGAGATTCACTACACCAAGCACCACCAGACCTACATCAATAACCTCAATGCGGCGGTCGAGGGCACCGAGTTTGCGGGCTGGCCTGTAGAGAAACTGGTGTCCAGCGTGCAGCAACTGCCGGAAAAACTGCGTGCGGCCGTCATCAACCAAGGCGGTGGCCACGCCAACCATTCACTGTTCTGGGCGGTGATGTCGCCTAAAGGTGGCGGCAAGCCCGACGGCGCGTTGGGAAAAGCCGTAGAAGAGCAACTCGGCGGTTTCGACAGTTTCAAGGAAGCCTTCACCAAAGCCGCCTTGACCCGTTTCGGCAGCGGTTGGGCGTGGTTGAGTGTCACTCCGCACAAGACGCTGATAGTGGAAAGCAGCGGCAACCAGGACAGCCCGTTGATGAATGGCAACACGCCAATCCTCGGCCTGGACGTCTGGGAGCATGCTTATTACCTGCGCTACCAGAACCGTCGCCCTGAATACATCAATGCGTTCTACAGCGTCATCAACTGGCCGGAAGTTGCCGCACGCTATCAGGCCGCGTTGGCCTGACATTCACCTCGATAACAAGATCTAAGGCCGACTATGGGCACTGAAACACTGG is from Pseudomonas marginalis and encodes:
- a CDS encoding YhdP family protein, encoding MERLTRFFAALTRWGLGLCALLLVLAAVYVSLGRELTPLVAEYRAEIEAKAQAAVDMPVHIGSLEGRWSGFAPVLLAHDVMVGEGSSALRLDQVEVVPDMWASLTAREVRIAHLEVSGLQLSAKEDKDGHWALQGLPIQDDQPLDPEQLLKRMQMVKRVSLLDSQVTLQPFDQAPLTLTYVGLSLHTGVTRQRLDARLTLPDGQPLALSLRSRIRASQWKDAEVEAYLSLPQSDWAKWIPARLTQQWKLTQFKAGGEFWLNWGKGTVQSAVVRLNSPQVKGSYAERKPVHIENLALTAYLQRSDTGLKVLFDSLAMNLGETRWESRLQLQQTLATDKDQEAWKLQADRLDLTPITPLLNALAPLPEGVAKTVEHLKATGLLRNVLVDFRPQDTTDQKVSFAANLERVGFDAYFGAPAARNVSGSISGDLGQGELRMDSKDFSLHLDPIFAKPWQYLQANARLTWKLDKQGFTLIAPYIKVLGEEGKIAADFLIRLHFDHSQEDYMDLRVGMVDGDGRFTPKYLPAVLSPALDEWLRTAILKGAVDQGFFQYQGSLNHDALPAARNISLFFKVHDAELAFQPGWPHVNKVNGEVFVEETGVRILASKGQLLDTKVKDVYVNIPHAPSGKESHLLLTGGFAGGLGDGLKILQEAPIGTASTFAGWKGEGDLQGSLDLDVPLVKGIEPRIVVDFQTDKARLQLAEPPLDLTQLKGNFRFDSAKGLSGEKITAQAFDRPITAQIFADGKPGNISTRVAAKGQVTVKRLTDWLKVSQPLPVSGDISYQLQLNLDGADSQLMVSSNLKGVAVDLPAPFGMPASQGRDSVFRMTLQGAERRYWFDYGELANFTFAAPPDKLNDGRGELFLGDGDAVLPGAKGLRIRGVLSELDIDPWKKLVNQYAGNDPGGSAKQLLSGAEFKIGKLTGPGTQFDQVNLQLDRKPAAWGLQFDSQQAKGAVNLPDAKGAPIAVNLQYVKLPAVDPTVQADENAPDPLASIDPKDIPALDIAIDQLFQGPDLIGAWSLKIRPTAKGLAFNTLDLGLKGMQLKGAGGWEGVPGDSSSWYKGRLDGKNIADVLKGWGYAPTVTSEDFHLDVDGRWPGSPAWVGPKRFSGSLDATFRKGQFVEVEGGAQALRVFGLLNFNSIGRRLRLDFSDLLGKGLSYDRVKGQLVASNGVFVTREPITMTGPSSNLELNGTLDLVADRVDAKLLVTLPVTNNLPIAALIVGAPAIGGALFLIDKLIGDRVSRFASVQYKVEGPWKDPKITFDKPFEKPN
- a CDS encoding carbon-nitrogen hydrolase family protein produces the protein MSFAVIQMVSQSDVLANLVQARRLLEQAAAGGAKLAVLPENFAAMGRRDVADIGRAEALGEGPILPWLKQTARDLTLWIVAGTLPLPPKDQPHAKSNACSLLIDDRGEVVARYDKLHLFDVDVADARGRYRESDDYAFGSNVVVADTPVGRLGLTVCYDLRFPELYSELRAAGAELITAPSAFTAVTGAAHWDVLIRARAIETQCYLLAAAQGGVHPGPRETYGHAAIVDPWGQVLAQQDQGEAVLLAERDSSEQASIRARMPVVNHRRFFSQGAQRPASER
- the tldD gene encoding metalloprotease TldD encodes the protein MSELLSSVSEHLLAPGGVTIESLQTVLGDLAGPGIDAADLYFQGQISESWALEDGIVKEGSFNLDQGVGVRAQSGEKTGFAYSNAITLEALGLAARAARSISRAGQHGTVQAFSTQDVAQLYAPDNPLEVISRAEKVELLKRIDAATRALDPRIQQVSVSMAGVWERILVASTDGGLAADVRPLVRFNVSVIVEQNGRRERGGHGGGGRTDYRYFLTDDRAMGYAREALRQALVNLEAIPAPAGTLPVVLGSGWSGVLLHEAVGHGLEGDFNRKGSSAYSGRMGEMVASKLCTIVDDGTLAGRRGSLSVDDEGTPTECTTLIENGVLKGYMQDKLNARLMGVARTGNGRRESYAHLPMPRMTNTYMLGGESDPAEIIASVKRGIYCANLGGGQVDITSGKFVFSTSEAYLIEDGRITAPVKGATLIGNGPEAMSKVSMVGNDLALDSGVGMCGKDGQSVPVGVGQPTLKIDAITVGGTGS
- the yjgA gene encoding ribosome biogenesis factor YjgA, coding for MVDSYDDSLDGEKSKTQVKRELHALVDLGERLTTLKKDLIAKLPLTDEMRRALADAPKHTANIARKRHIMFIGKLMRDQDTDAILALLDQTDASTRQYNERFHNLERWRDRLISGDDAVLEKFVLDYPDADRQQLRSLIRQAQHEQAHNKAPATSRKIFKYIRELDETQRGLR
- the pmbA gene encoding metalloprotease PmbA — its product is MSAAQSVGPQALPALQEQVEQILAEAKRQGASACEVAVSLEQGLSTSVRQREVETVEFNRDQGFGITLYVGQRKGSASTSASGPEAIRETVAAALAIAQHTSEDESSGLADKALMAKDLKDFDLFHAWDITPERAIELALTCEAAAFDADARIKNADGTTLNTHQGCRVYGNSHGFIGGYASTRHSLSCVMIAEANGQMQRDYWYDVSRQGELLADPVSIGQRAAQRAASRLGARPVPTCEVPVLFSAELAGGLFGSFLGAISGGNLYRKSSFLEGAIGQTLFPDWLTIDERPHLMRAMGSSAFDGDGLATYAKPFVENGELVSYVLGTYSGRKLGLPSTANAGGVHNLFVTHGDEDQAGLLRRMGRGLLVTELMGHGLNMVTGDYSRGAAGFWVENGEIQFAVQEVTIAGNMRDMFKQIVAVGNDLELRSNIRTGSVLIERMTVAGS
- a CDS encoding class II fumarate hydratase codes for the protein MSNTRIERDSMGELQVPAEALYGAQTQRAVNNFPISHQRMPAQFIRALILAKAAAAKVNVDLKQISEGQGKAIVDAAQGLLEGDYMRHFPVDIFQTGSGTSSNMNANEVIATLASRLLGEAVNPNDHVNCGQSSNDIIPTTIHVSAALVLHEQTLPALLHLVQVIEQKAEEVHPFIKTGRTHLMDAMPVRMSQVLNGWAQQLKANIGHLQDLLPSLQALAQGGTAVGTGINAHPEFAARFSQQLSSLAGVKFTPGKNLFALIGSQDTAVAVSGQLKATAVSLMKIANDLRWMNSGPLAGLGEIELEGLQPGSSIMPGKVNPVIPEATAMVAAQVIGNDTVITVAGQSGNFELNVMLPIIAQNLLSSLELLANSSRLLADKAIASFKVNEAKLKEALSRNPILVTALNPIIGYQKAAEIAKKAYQQGRPVIEVALEHTDLPRSQLEVLLDPEKLTAGGV
- a CDS encoding superoxide dismutase yields the protein MTYTLPALPYAYDALEPHIDAQTMEIHYTKHHQTYINNLNAAVEGTEFAGWPVEKLVSSVQQLPEKLRAAVINQGGGHANHSLFWAVMSPKGGGKPDGALGKAVEEQLGGFDSFKEAFTKAALTRFGSGWAWLSVTPHKTLIVESSGNQDSPLMNGNTPILGLDVWEHAYYLRYQNRRPEYINAFYSVINWPEVAARYQAALA